Genomic segment of Melanotaenia boesemani isolate fMelBoe1 chromosome 10, fMelBoe1.pri, whole genome shotgun sequence:
AACTCAAAATAGATAGTTTAGCTTAACTGAACATGTCTACAAAGAAGATGTTCtctatttgtctttttattagaAATCATAACAAATTGTTTACTTGCTTACCTGCTTTACTGGTTACAGCAGATCTGATCatactttatcatttttttttatatgttgagTTTTTTCTAGATTATTCTCAGTTCAAGACATTTTGCACACTGAATTGGAGGCCCTTCCTATAAACTCATCATTCTTATTAaaatccatctttttttctcctccttcttaTAGGACCGGAGTACTGAGGGCGGATTTCTCAACTTGCCTGTGTCAATGCGTCGAGGCTCTTCAGAGAACAATCTGGATGTGGACCTTAGCGATGGAAGTTCCCGCACTGCTTTTGGCTTGGAGGTCCAGCGGAGTCGTTCTTGCTTGGACAGCCTCCAGCAGAAGATACTAAAAGTCACAGAACAGCTGAAGATTGAGCAAACGGCACGAGATGAGAATGTAGCTGAGTATCTGAAGCTGGTGAACAGTGCAGACAAGCAGCAAGTTGGGCGCATCAAGCAGGTGTTTGAGAAGAAGAACCAGAAGTCAGCTCAAAACATTGCACTGATGCAAAAGAAGCTGGAGAGTTACCACCGAAAAATGAAAGACAGTGAATTCTATCACAGCCCATCCAGTCACCCTCCCCCAGTCAAACACAGCACCTTACCCAGGGAGTCACCCAGAGAGCTGTTGAAGGACATGACTGGCAGTGGCCGACACCCAACCATGGACAAGATCAAAACTATCGGGCCAGGTGTTTCTCTTTCCCCTCCTTTTTTCTTCAGTAAACCCAGAGAATTTGCCAACCTCATCAGGAACAAATTTGGCAGCGCTGATAACATTGCACACCTCAAAACCTCTCTGGACGCTTCCTCCCCACTGGCCACTGACAGTTCAGGACAAGGGCTGAGCAGCAGTACCTCTTTGGTAAGCAAGCCCAAGTATCCCAGTGATGATGAGTGCTCCTCTGGTAGTGCCTCTATATCAGCAGACAGCAACGGGAATCCAGCAATGGGAGGAGTGTCTGTAGGCCAGGCCAGTCAAGGCCTTGGCCAGAGCAACCTGGACTTATGCTGGGAGGAGGTGAGGGAAATCAAAGATGCCCAAACCCAGCTGGAGGAAGATATCGAAGAGATAAAGGCACAGTTCAAGAAAGAGTATGATATTATCAGCCAAACACTACAGGACGAAAGATACAGGTATATTAATATCTCATAATGTATGTATAACACAAAGTCTACTTTCATGTAAACAGAGAGGAGACTCCCATTTAGGAACACATATTATATCGGACTGCACAATATTTACTTAGTGGCACAtgtaattttaacttttaaagaaGAGAGCAATTTTCATGCGCAATATATTAACATCTGGATAAGTATAAATAATTACCCAGTATTTCTGCATCCTCACTGACAGGTATGTACATTTGGAAGGCCAGTTGAATGACCTGACCGAACTTCATCAGAATGAAATGGCGAATCTGAAGCAGGAACTGGCCAGTGTAGAGGAGAGGGTGGCCTACCAGGCTCATGAAAGAGCCAGGGACATACAGGTGAGTAACATAGAATCATTATGTGTAATGCTTCACATATGAAGTAAAGCCATGCAGCTTATCAATTTGTCATATATAAGCAGACTTCGCCAAAAAAGCCTTTATGCAAAGTAAATGTGATGATTGCAGATCAATTACATTTTAAAGGAAGTTGAACAAAGACAACATAAACAACAGCACGTGGACTGTAgttttcaaaatgtttattCCCCATTTTAGTTTTGATAGTGTATTCCAGCTGCTCAACTTTCTGGTGCCTcctttgtccttttttatttcataatgttTCAAATATTTGGAGTGAGTGACAGGTCTGGATTGCAGGTAATCTGGTTTAACACCTGTAGAGATGTGCTGTTGTAGCACGTACACATTTTAGGTTGTCACCAACTTACAGATGTAAGCAAAGTCTTCCTTAAAGCAGACTTGAACTGGATGGTTGGATATTTTGTTCCAAACCTTGCTTGCATAATTTTGTTAGTACTGCTTTCATAAATGTGCAAGGTACTTACGCAACGTGTGCAGATGCATCTCCGTAGATTATAAAAATGCTTGTGGTTCAATGACTGAGGAAAATCTCATACAGAAAGCTCCTTATCATTGGGCTATATGATTTTATGTCAAATTTTTGACTACAAATCCTTACCGTGTGATTTTTGTGATTATGTAGTTTATCTTTTAGGAAAAATTGAATTATTGAGGAATAGAATGCCAACTAAATGCTCAAGCTCAGCTtaagaaactatttaaaatctCTCCTCGTCTCTTTCAGGAAGCCCTAGAGTCGTGTCAGACTCGCGTCTCCAAGCTggagctccagcagcagcagcagcagcagacagtCCAGCTCGAGAGCCCCGACGCCCGGGTCCTGCTGGGGAAGAGCATCAACATCATGCTGGCAATCATTACTGTCATCCTGGTGTGTGTCTCTACTGCTGCCAAGTTTGCCGCTCCACTGATGAGAAGCCGATATCATGTGGTAGCGACCATCCTGGGGGTGTGTTTTTTGACCATATTCTGGAAGAACTGGGACCGGTTACAGTATGCCATAGACAAGCTGCTGGTGCCGGTTTGATGGCGAAGAGAACACTCTTAGAACACCCATCAAACACAAGTGCTGTCAGTCATCACAATTACTGTCGAAGAGGATTGGTTGTACAATCTTCAGCAGACATGGTCACCATTCATTTGTAGAAACTGatgggttttttttaaacacactgaaattaaatttcaattttttctttctttatttttatttctttagaacTTGAATGTGTGCAACTAACAGTTTGatatgaattttaaaataataaattttccTATTTCCTGAGTGATCACTATGAAATCTTCAGAAGATGTGACTGGTCAAATCAGGGATAAATTAGGGTGAAGAAGAGTATTTTCTTCTGCATTTtcactgcagacagaaatgGGTCTCACCACATTCAGTAAAAAGAATTctgtcttattttgttttagctaGACTTCAGCTTAACTCAAACTGAAAGTATAACATGCACAGAAATAAGACAACACTCATTGTGTGGTGTTGGTCAAATCTATGAAATACTAACATTATCCTTAAAGGAATACTTGGACACTTGGAGAAATGTGCTTATTTGCCTACAGTGCTTGGTACAAATAAAACTAGacctagcagctgtttagcttagcttaacCACTGTTGTGTATTGTTTAAGAGGCGTTTCCAGCCTATGAGCAAAACTAAGCTAACTGACTACTGGTTTAATTAACAGAAATTTCCATATTTTCCTAATTGTTGAAATATTCTGTTTAAAGGAGAATTTACAAACTAAAGTAGAGGCTCTGGGcatctttttacatttcttttgtttagtttctattatttcttgtttttttagtttttcagttaACTGTTGATGTATTgatgtgcaatatattttttatttccagacacactgctttgtttttttttaagaaaaaaaagcattccTGTGGGAGTGAGTGTTttacatcagtgttttaaaggAGTGACAGGGTGTTGGTGCTGGAGGAGAGTGTTACAAAGTGTCATTAGCGCTGGCATGAGAGATCCCTAACCACTGAAGGCACGATAAGACCAGCTGTCTCCTCTCTCAAAGGGCCAAAAATCAATCCAACTGCATTACCGTGGTAACATGGTCACAGCAACACAGCACATCGCAGTGCAAGCACGCACAtgtaaacaatacaaaaacaaaacagtctaTTCTATGTAGAAATGTATTATGGGTTTTGTCCAGTTaaatgctatttttttattttactaacatTGTGATGCAGAGGCGGTGGGTTATACTGTGATATTAGGCCTTTTCTGAGGAAAAATgcaattctctcttttttaaaaaccttcagTACTCCAGTGATACCTGGGGAGCACATTACTGGTTCTCAGTGATAAACTATGAGCcaagttctttctttctttctttctttctttctttctttctttctttctttctttctttctttctttctttctttctttctttctttctttctttctttctttctttctttctttctttctttctttctttctttctttctttctttctttctttctttctttctttctttctttctttctttctttctttctttctttctttctttctttctttctttctttctttctttctttctttctttctttttctcatgtttgtCCTATGAACTCTTGCCTATGAGGATTTACATGAAGCTACAGACCACTAGAGATGTTTGCCATAACTTGTTTGCGTTATTTCTTATctcttattttaaagtttttgttttttgttcccatttttacacatttgaagAAGTTTTACATGCAGAACTTTGACCTGGtttacattctgtttttcatCTCTAGTGCACTAAATGATCaactgtagttgtttttttgtgcattacGTGCCTTTTGCCTGCTAATTTCtgttaaattaaacaaaccTTTTTAATCAGAGTGTGACTGATGTTTGGAGTTCTTTGTGGTATTTGTCATGTAATTAGGTGGTTTCTATAAACATTTGAGCACTTAGAGGTTTGGTAATGTAGACTGCAATGATTGCAAAGATGGGACTTGCTTATTCAGTTACACGAAGTAAACTTAGTTACAAATAACAATGACTCTTCCATTCATGAATAAACCTACAAATTTATATACAGACAGTAATTCCAGCAAAAGGACAAAACCTTAGAGGGAAAAAAGTATATTCCAGCAGTAAAGGTGTCTGGAGGTGGTTAACAAGCACAAAAGCCTGAATCACTAAGGTAATATAACTGCAGTTCATGAAGAGAGAGCAAGATCAGAGGAATGCAGATAAGCTCATACACAATTAGGATTTCAGCATACATCAGGAAAACTATACCTTATTTATATAATCCATTGAATATTACTTGATGCTTACATATGGCCCATGACATGCATGACTACTGAAGCTGGGAGCGCAACTGATCCGGCTGTGGTTACTGTTTTGAAGATAGAGCAATGAGGCAGAAGACTAACATAATATTTATACTCTGATTGAGTACAGACAGAGCAATGTATCAGCTGTATCACAGGCAGAGTGTCTGCAAGAGGAACAGGCAAATAGATTGCAGCAACACAGTGAAGATATCCTAGATATCCTAAGGTAAGGCAGGAGAGAAGTTACATCCTAAATGGATGGCTTAATGTCTTCAAGCATGGGTTACTATAATCATCTTTTAAAAACGTTTAGCAAAGCTGCATGAAACATTCTGGGAATGTTTGCTAAATTACATCACATGATACATAGATACACACCCTCATGCACCTTCATTCAAAATTCAAAGACTGTTCCCTTAATTTATTACATAATAATTTTCAGTACCCCTTTGGGAATTCTCCCTAAATGTTCCCTTAAAATTCACATAAGAATTTACTAGTAACCTCAAGAAAACTTTAAGACCTATATGTAACAGAGGTGAGTCAATTCCTAGTGGCACAAATTGGTTCTTGGTGAGGAGACCCCTGGGGACGATCCACTCAACTAAGCCACAGGGGTGTAGGCTTATGAGCACCTGGGGCCCCCCTTCAGGAAGTGGTTGTGGTCTTTGTAGTTTCTTCTGACATCAATTTGCCTTGGGAGACCCTACCAGGGGCTTATACCCCTGACAAAATGCAGCCGTTTGGATCATTGAGGTGCTCTAATCCCTCCACCACATTAAAATGGCAATTCTATGGAGAGGTGTGATTTAATTACCCTAGAAGGTTTACTAAAGGTCACTTATGGTACTGTATAAGATTTTTCAGAGTATCCTTAAGAGTTTTGCTAGAATGTTCATCAAAGATTAATAAACTACTGCAAAGCCATCATAATTTAtggatttaataaataaatttattacagCCATCATTTGCAAACGAAGTCTAGGAGAGAACACAGATAACATATGACAATAAAAACTACTATGCATAACTTAGtatttaaacaataaactaGTTTATTATCATATTATTTATCAAGTATTTAGTGAGAGAAGAAATAAGCAAAGGTAGCAAAGGTAGTTAAACATGCCTTATATCTAGGGTCTATTCAAGTTTACCCAACATAATTTCAGTTAGATAATTTTCGTTTTTTTTGTACATGGGTcttattacatatttttaaaactttgagatgcaatgaaaatgaatgttttcatgTATAATGTATAGATAGACACAGGATCTGCATCTAATTTGTGCAGAGAAATGTAATAATCACACAGTAAGATTGCTCTTTCCTACTAGGAGTGCCACTATTTGTTGTGATACTACCTCCTTCTCACCAGTAGGGAGTGTGGTTGTTGCATCATGGACATAACAGAGATCAAGAACACAGACTGGACTGCAAAGTTGTACAAAGACTTCATGCAACCAGCATGGTTCatatatgtttttttcattctcaGCTCTTaatctgaataatttatttgGATTTGGTCAAATCCACTGCTAGCACttcacacaaacattaaaaccaaacagGATCATTGCAGCACTAAAATCAGCGTAAAGTTGCAGAGTTCCTGCTTATTACTGAACACGGAAAGTAGAGTTTTCCCACATGTACAAAATTCTGAGCATTTCCACTGTAGCGCATTTCTACATATTTCATTAATATTAAATCTAAGTCATTCTGTACTGCACGCTGTGATCAAGAATGCTTTCTGTAGACTGATGAATGTGTGATGCAACTCCCATCAGTGTGGATTTTGGTAACCAGGATGAAGATAATCAGAGATGCATTGAGTTCAATTTAAATTCCCTTTAATAAACGAACACAGCTCCAACAATATCAAACAGCCCCAGCAGTGTGTAACATTATATTAAAGTAGCTACAATACATGCAAAATGTGTGCTTGCAGTGTAtaagtgaaaagaagaaaattcaaCAGATTTTCAAACCTACTGGTAACACACAGCAACGAGGTCCTCTAAGCAACTGACATAGgatctaaaaataaatctgattcctACAAAATATGCTATTAAATGTTATTATCAAAGCAGTCATATTTAGCTATTTTCATTGCACATTCTTTTGGTCAGCAAAAATATTAGATAAATCTGAATATCTTAGCAGCAAAACAAGCAGAACACCAACATGACTGCATAGCAGTGCTTTAGACCAGTTAGCCGGTCCACCGTTTCACTCTGCAGCATTGTTGCACGACTACAATTTACATGGATGACTCATCAGAGGGAAGCTGTACCTGGGTTCTCAATGTTAAGTTCAACTACAAAAACCTGCAAAGCAACAGCTGAATAGCCTTAATTTTGGAATCAGGTAGACTGTGAAGTCCAAATTGAACTCTTTAGCCTCATTCACGGAAGATATTTTTggatttaacaaagaaaaagaaggagcaaCATTTGATTAAAAGAACCGTCTGCAACATGTTAATCATGGTTTGAAAATGCATCAAATTAGAAACATGGGAAGCATTGCACATTGGCAAAGAGGAGGGAAGGATAAATCTCCAAAGAATAGTTTTAGGATTTAGTGGATTTAGCAAATTGTCCTTTGAGTTTCACACTGTGACATGGGCAAAAAAGCGCATCAGCATATAGATTTTTATTGCATGCTTTGTAGCTTAAATGTTGATAccattttttatgaaaatgtattattcattgtgttttttttattgaatcttttctttacttttcttaaaTATgctgtcaaacagaaaaaactagCAGGGTTTAGTATGAATGTACAGAAAAATTATAGGGCCTGTATAAAgtcaggttaaaaataaaagaaaaagataaaagaaaaaaaaaagatgcaagaTTTTTGATCACTTGAAGTGTCAGCTTCAGCTGTTGTTTCCATCAAGGTGCAGATATAGTTTTCTACCATGATGCAGAACAAATCATAtcaaaaagtaatttattccaGCTGTTATAAGTCTTGTGAATGACCATATTAAAGGGCAATCTGCATTACTCCTGGCTGCAAATCAAATTTGCCCTGGAAAAAGAACAAACCTTGTTAAACTTTGAATAGTGAAGAAGGGCAGATAAAAGACCCTTACCTGGCTACAATGATCTCTTGGAAAGAGTTTTATTTGCTGTAAGTGTTACGATACTAAGTACTTACATAATAACACAGCATTTACACACAATACAATTACATTCAGAGATGTGGCTCTCCTGGCTTTGCAGTGTTCCAGTGTTTGTCATTAGAGTTGTCTGCATCTCAGGCAGAGTTTCAGGCACACAGTGGGATGTGGTTACAGGGGAGGGGATGATGGACACATAGCTTAACTGGAGTTGTCCAGCAGTCACAGTGTTCCCGTATTTTATAAAAGCTTAATTTTAAGAGTGGCATAGTGAGTAGGGTGCTATCCTGTCTatttgtatgagtgtgtgtaggAGTACCAGCtgtgtgtatgtacacacacacacacacacacacacacacatatatatatacatagatatatataaagATTTAGATATAGATATATCACACTGCCACCCACACATACAGAGGCTTAAAAACAGGGATTATGGGCTATATTTATAGGTGTGAATGGAGAGCAATATTTTCTTTCCCAATCTCTTTTTGCCTTTCATCACATGGTCGAGCGCTTCCCTTTGATGTAAGCTCCAATCCTAAGTGTTTTCCATTGCGCTGTCCCTTGTGGCTCCTGGAGCTCACTGGCCTATTCACTGGTCTCCATAATGAGCTGCTAATTATCCCAGGACCTCATCAAGTCTCTTTGGGCCTGCAGCTAAGCCTTCTTTTCACACAGGTTGGCATGGTGACCGTAGGGGATGAGAACCTGGAGGAGGTCACCAAAAGGACTGCTGCAGCTTGACTGCTGCTCAGCTCTACTGAGGGGGAGTTAAAGGAACATATCATTTTCTCTCTATGGAGGAGAATGGAGATTGtgggaaaaataaattagatacaagtattgttgtttttattttatttaatctattttttttattttagtttctgtgTAAGTGTTCAGAAGTATGTGTGAGAGTGGTGCATTTTTGGCACCCATGCATCAACTCAAATTCTGGGAAAGTTCTGACCTCTTTGGCAACTTCCACTTTGGATTACGTATACTCTGCTGGTCGCACTGGGCCCTTCCCATTTCCTGTTTATGGTGTCATGGAAACAGTCCATGTTCCTTTCCTCTGCTTTTgcactaaaaatgaaaacttaccCTGCATCAACTAATCAGCTTTACCCTTCTTTCTCAGCAAGCACAAGAACTGCAGCTCTGTACAGCTGCAGTCTCTGTGACCATAATTAGAAACTTCCAATAATGAATACATAGAAATAGCCAGTAGATAATTCCAGATTTATGGAGACATTTGTCATCAAGATCCACATATAAATCACCTCTTAAAAACCCCAATTCAAAGGCACCTCCAATTTCCTTTAGTTGCTAGGCAACCACAGAGTGCAATGGTGATGCTTGTAGTTAAAGGCTGGCAGCCCAGCGGTGAAAAAGTAGATTGTTGGGAGAATCACTGTCTTTTATAGCTCTGAGGTTTCATTACATGGTCAGCTGATAATGACAATGATACGCTGTCACAACAGAGTAATTATACGACCTGTTTATCCCTGGGGTGTATCCTCAAACTAATGATGTCAGTTGAATGGTTGTACTGTGCTTTCAGATACTTGACTAGTGGCACATAAAGAAATAGCTGTGAAAGCATTTCTTGGGGACTGgatggaaaacatgcaaaatattgaaaaatatttgtaaaatccTCAATACATATAATGTCCATACAATGTTTGCAGTTTAAATGTGATGCCTCCATACTTCCTGtattccattttttttgttttagtccaTGTTTCGCATTAACTGCTTGAGcttcattttcaacaaaaaaaaatctaacaatcTGGGAATATGGATTACTGGATTACACAAACAATCAAactgaaaaatgacaaataatctAACCCTAAAAATTTTGGATTTGTGCAAAAATCTAACTTTGAAAAGCAAATTACCCTCACCAAAATAGTGCTGATACCAACCACAGCCCTCCATTAGCCAGTATGTGTTAAGTCACCATcaataaaacagacattttagcAGGTAAACCCACACACAGCACCAAATTTAAGAAGTTTAATATACTTTGAGATACAGAAAAGCATAATTTGAGTAGAACAGTGAAAAGGTTATCTGAAATTTATCAAATCTAACTATCTGCAAAATGctattataaattatttatacaCATATAAAATAAGATTGttccatatttttaaaaatacaacttgggtagattgttgtttgtttgtcatatgatgtgtttttatattatcCCATTTTCAGTTAATACCAGTACCACATTTTCTCTGAGTTTCCTTTATGATGCTGCATTCCAACAGACTATGTATTGTGCAATCACAAAATCCCGTTTTGAAGCTTCATATCTGTTTGGGGCCTTCTATAGAAATCTGATACAATTAAATGGTTTAATCATATTTAGCCTCACCATTGAGTTTTGTGGGAAGTTCTGGTAAACCTGCCTGCGGCACCAATCAGCAAAAGCATCAAGTAATTCACTAACTATTTAGCAGCTAAAATGTAAGATATTTAATTGAGAGGTTTCCACCAGCCACTAATTTCAGCCTTATTAGTTCCTTTTGAGCTGATCTGTAAGATAAAACTATTATTTTGTACAGCATTGGCTTGAGCTTAACAAGCTAAAACtaatttctgttaaaaacacaaatgagaCCATGGGGATGTCTGTAGTTTTTGcaataaacaagaacaaaaatcaaaatcaaaacaagcacaaaacaaaaacaatgatatTAATTAAAGTGCAGCATTACGTACACATTCAACCACATTCAAATTAGAGACTCTCATTTAAACAATCATCCCATTCAAATATGTAAAACTTTAGATAAGCTGACATGAACTAAAGAggctatacaaaaaaaataagatgtTAGCCTTGTGTGTGTTAACTGCTTTGCATTTCAGATTCAGACTTACATTCCTGAGAGGTTTACTGTTCCTGTGGGAGCCATGTCTATGACTTGTAGAATCTGGACAAGACAACGACCACAGTATGAGATGACTGAAGCAATTCTTTTCACATGACCTCACTCCTTCTGGGAAGGCTTTTTGTTAAAGGGCTGAGTGACCAGATGTGATTCTAATAGAACGtttcattgtcttttttattgtttaattttaattttgccCATGACATTTTTGCTGGCTCACACACAGAAAATTCTGTGTGGCTGTGGCACAACATTTAACAAtctattttctttagtttagcTTAAAAACTGAGCTGAACTGTTCAGAGCCACTAGTTCAGGAAACCAAAGCATAGACAGAATTCTTTTGATCACAGTTCACTGGTATCTAAATTCCTCTTTTGCCCCTTCTGGTGTGCAACCAGGCTACTGGCACATCAGAGTGACACTTGTGGACTGAAACCAGACATCAGTGGCTTATTGTCGAAACCCTGTCGTGTTGTCTCAGCTCCcccttcctgtgtgtgtgtatgtgtctgtctgtctgtctgtctctctctctctctctctgtatgtGGGGGgttgtggtaaa
This window contains:
- the LOC121646883 gene encoding transmembrane and coiled-coil domain protein 3-like isoform X1; translated protein: MPSVNVSVRSLSEVEKHLSSRMDRSTEGGFLNLPVSMRRGSSENNLDVDLSDGSSRTAFGLEVQRSRSCLDSLQQKILKVTEQLKIEQTARDENVAEYLKLVNSADKQQVGRIKQVFEKKNQKSAQNIALMQKKLESYHRKMKDSEFYHSPSSHPPPVKHSTLPRESPRELLKDMTGSGRHPTMDKIKTIGPGVSLSPPFFFSKPREFANLIRNKFGSADNIAHLKTSLDASSPLATDSSGQGLSSSTSLVSKPKYPSDDECSSGSASISADSNGNPAMGGVSVGQASQGLGQSNLDLCWEEVREIKDAQTQLEEDIEEIKAQFKKEYDIISQTLQDERYRYVHLEGQLNDLTELHQNEMANLKQELASVEERVAYQAHERARDIQEALESCQTRVSKLELQQQQQQQTVQLESPDARVLLGKSINIMLAIITVILVCVSTAAKFAAPLMRSRYHVVATILGVCFLTIFWKNWDRLQYAIDKLLVPV
- the LOC121646883 gene encoding transmembrane and coiled-coil domain protein 3-like isoform X2 translates to MRRGSSENNLDVDLSDGSSRTAFGLEVQRSRSCLDSLQQKILKVTEQLKIEQTARDENVAEYLKLVNSADKQQVGRIKQVFEKKNQKSAQNIALMQKKLESYHRKMKDSEFYHSPSSHPPPVKHSTLPRESPRELLKDMTGSGRHPTMDKIKTIGPGVSLSPPFFFSKPREFANLIRNKFGSADNIAHLKTSLDASSPLATDSSGQGLSSSTSLVSKPKYPSDDECSSGSASISADSNGNPAMGGVSVGQASQGLGQSNLDLCWEEVREIKDAQTQLEEDIEEIKAQFKKEYDIISQTLQDERYRYVHLEGQLNDLTELHQNEMANLKQELASVEERVAYQAHERARDIQEALESCQTRVSKLELQQQQQQQTVQLESPDARVLLGKSINIMLAIITVILVCVSTAAKFAAPLMRSRYHVVATILGVCFLTIFWKNWDRLQYAIDKLLVPV